aattttttaatttttattattttaaaaattaattttttttcggtcTAGCAATCTTTTTCACAAGAGCAATACAATTACTCCTGGAAAAAAAGACGAATATACAAATACTTAAGAGaatgaaaagttaaaagaaaaaaaagagaaatcccAACTTTTTATTGCTGTTCATATTTACATTACACAAGGAACAACTTTGCAAATCTATGATAAACAAACTTCcacacatataaattaaactaaacacCTTTTTATTTACACATTTTCATCTTCGGTGGAAAGAAATATATAGCATTTCATCTGGTTTTCTTCTGTTTCACAGGCCCTCTTGGTATCTTGTTAAGAACATTGGAATCAAAGCTCTTAAACATTTTCTTAGCTCGTCGAATCAATTTCCCAGCATACTTGTCAACCTCTTCCTCATATTTATTATAGAGAAATGGCAGAGTTTGCAAGCAAACAAAACCTTGACACACAAGAAATCAACTCGTTAGTCCTACAATATGCATGGATGGGGCAAGtatatgtttgattaagaaGGCAGTAAATGCCAGAAATTTCTTACTCACATAGATACAGGAAATTCAAGAAGGTGAAATAGTTTCCAATCACTGATaatagatagagaaagaatattgTCTGATAACAAATACacgagagaacaaaaaaaacaaagattaatgTTAGTCATGTGCCAGTAATTGATCAagaatttgtttcaaattagaATGATTGTTGTTAATGAATGGCAAGTATACCATGAAGAAGAGTGCTGGTTCTCTTCCACGTGCGATGTCCATGAACTTTGACAAGACCTCATTGGATCTTCCATGGAGGGTGAAAGCGAGTTCCTGGAATGTAGATTTGTCTAAAATACTTGTTGGGAGCTCGGGATGATTCCTGAAAAACAGTTTATGATTCAGTCCAATTAATGCAGTGGCTAGGAGTTACGTAAGAAcaagtaaatatattattgacTGGGATTTAGGACTGCAACTTTGTGatctagaaaataatataattctgcTGGTAAATATAAGCAAAAATCATACGGGCGATTAATTATTTACCAATTGAAGAAATCTGCGGTGGTGAACCATATGAATACAATGAGCATTGCAGCGATGGAGATGTGACTGAAGAGAGTCACAAGATTGTACTCCGCAACCTCGAAAAGAAGCCACAATACAGTCATTCCAACAGAAAGTGTAGCTGACACTTTTTTGTTTTCCCATAATAATACATCAGCAACTGCAAATTCCAAGAGCAAAGCTTAAGAAACATGATATTTATGTCGGTTTTGCAATGAAACAATGAAGCTGAGAGTATAATCTAACATAAGCATGTTTGTCTTAAACGCCCTATAGCTAGATTGGACACATAAGAACATGCTGTACCTTGTCCTCCTCCTAGAACAGAACGTATCGGTCTTTGCCTCCCAAAAAGCTTTGTCCGCGGCGTTGTTTCATTATCGGAATCCGATGAGTAAATCGGCATGATTACGATCCTGAGGACTGAATATAAGAACTCCCCTTTTTGTTTCTATAAACAGGTAAGATGGCTAACGAATCTGTGCTGGTAAGATTTGCACCAGCTGCTTATAAATTAATAGATGAGCATGCATGATCGATAGGGTTCTAAGCTTTGTGGTAAAGAAAGGTATGGACGTAAACAAGCAAGGCATGGCTTGGGGCTTGGCCTTGAAGGTTGCTTTGCACGGCCGCtactgctatatatatattaacaaagaaaagtgtttttgtttttaatcttgtCATGTTTTTTATTCTGCTTTACCTTACAAAGAAGAATACCAGTTCCTGGCTGCGAGGGCATTCTACTACGAGCCACATGATCATTTTCTACCCAAATTTCAAGAACTGATAAGCATCTGCCAGCCATATTCTGCATGATGGAACTCAAAATAGACCACAGATGCACGCACCTGTTTGCAAAGTAACAGTGATCCTGgctttgtaattatattttgagattt
The sequence above is drawn from the Populus alba chromosome 15, ASM523922v2, whole genome shotgun sequence genome and encodes:
- the LOC118037345 gene encoding reticulon-like protein B9 — its product is MPIYSSDSDNETTPRTKLFGRQRPIRSVLGGGQVADVLLWENKKVSATLSVGMTVLWLLFEVAEYNLVTLFSHISIAAMLIVFIWFTTADFFNWNHPELPTSILDKSTFQELAFTLHGRSNEVLSKFMDIARGREPALFFMTIFFLYLLSVIGNYFTFLNFLYLCFVCLQTLPFLYNKYEEEVDKYAGKLIRRAKKMFKSFDSNVLNKIPRGPVKQKKTR